In Zygosaccharomyces rouxii strain CBS732 chromosome E complete sequence, the DNA window TCTTGAAACCTGCAACTTTGGTAATCGATCGTGGTATGTCTTTACACAAAATGATCAGATTGTTGACGCATTCTCTAGGTGGTGAAGCATTTTTAGCATTCGAAGGTAATGAATTTGGCCATCCTGAGTGGTTAGATTTCCCCAATGTTAATAATGGTGACAGTTTCCATTATGCTCGTAGACAATTCAATTTAGCAGACGACAACTTGTTACGTTACAGAATGTTGTATGAATTCGATGCCGCTATGCAAAACTGTGAAAGAAAACACCAGTGGCTAAATACACCGCAGGCATACGTCTCTTTAAAACATGAAGGTGATAAGGTAATTGCGTTTGAGCGTAATGGACATTTGTTCATGTTTAATTTCCATCCTACTAAAAGTTATACTGATTACAGATTTGGTGTGGATGTTGCGGGTACTtataaaattgttttgaaTTCCGATCGTAAAGAATATGGCGGTTACGATAGAGTTGATGAAAGTGcaagatttttcaccacTGATTTAGCATGGAATGGTAGAAAAAACTTTATTCAAGTTTATATCCCATCCAGGGTAGCACTGGTTTGCGCCCTTGAGTAATATATCAATATCATATTGAGACGTTTTTAGATTAGTGATAGTAGcgataataataatattaataataataataataattgttgttttgtttttttttcttttcttttggCTCTTCGAACTTTTTGATCGGATCTCTATTCCCAAATGATCAGTATACCTCGATCTATCTGCAATTAGATTCTAATATGCTTACGAGCTTGGCAGAGCACACAACATGGGGACTTGTTAGCGCCGTATGTGTTGGGTGTGTGGGTGTAATGGATTCAGTTGCTCATGCCCCAGTGAATGGAAAAACTCTTACTGCAATACGTTTATTCCAAATGGTTAATGATACTGTTGTTTCCAGCTAGGAGCTCTGTCCATTAGCTCTGGTTTCACCCTGTTGGTTTCCTCTACGGGGGCTTCAAAGTCTCATGTACGAGTATAACGTCTTCCTACAGCATTCGTTGGCCCCACAGAATCGACGTTCTTTAATCACACTATGAGACCTTAGGAGTTGtttattggaaaattatAATATTCCTTAACTGAGGATCtgcaaaaaaaaattaagcCCTGCAGGGGGCTCGAACCCCTAACCTTGTGATTAAGAGTCACACGCGCTACCGATTGCGCCAGCAAGGCTTACTAGAACTTGAAATTTCAGTTTCGAAAATTATAATTTGTCTATAATATGATGTCATGTGATTGACACGTAAAATGtgaaaattctttaacgCCGAAGAAGTTGCCTCATTTTGTCAAAACTCTTGGCGTAGAATATTCTTCCAAAGCTCAAATCAGCCGattttatttgaataaaGGCTTGGTTAAAGTCAGAGGGAACTACCACGGTAGGTGTTGCTGTCAATCAACCAGTATTGTGTATAATTCATCGAAGCactttttttgttcttgttttaGCCAGGCATTAAGCTGTCAGAATATTCACATACAAAAGAACACATAGAAAGGAAGATTAACGCTCTTTACTATCGAcagaaaagaacaagaactaAACGAGCAGCAGAAAGATAATCTCAATACTTATTGGTGGGATATATCTTAACTTTACGTTGAATTTtcgttgtttttttttcttcattgcTACTCTTTAGTACGACTCTTTGAACTAAGACTCCTTATTCAATTCTCGAGAttttcaattgcaattcCAGTACGTGGTTCGCTAGTTTGGtttaatggtgaagatTAATGGTAAGGTAGTTCCATTGGCGCATACGGTGTGTGCGTCTAGTGCATTTTTAGCTTCACTACTGGCCGGTTGTATATTACATTACGACAAAATTGTGAggaattcattttttgaATATCCTGATGAATGGTTCCCTAGTGTGTCAGCAACAATTGGCAGTTTTTACCCTGAAAGAAGTATTTTCCAAGCTTTAATAGCTTTAGCTGCAATTCCAAGATTTTTGCTAATTTTAGGACATTATTATTTAAGCGGTTCAATCACTACGTTAATAATTGGATTAGTTAGAACCCTTTCATGTGGAGGTTGGGTTTACATTACAAGCACGGATGATCAGGATGTCCATGATTTGTTCATGATTCTTTACATCGCCTTAACATTACCATGGAACGTATATGTTACTAAATcaagtgaaaaatccaaaaaatggagaaaattaatttcaattggtttTTTCGGTACTATGGTACCATTAGTTCAACATTTTGTTAAACATAAAGTTCATATGGTTCCTGGCGCTTATTCTATTTATGCGCTACTTGGATGGTCATTGGTAGCATTGGATATTGCATTTGATGCATTTTccattaaagattttacttcaattgaaattaatttaGGTTTAGAACCTTTACAACAAGGTACTTGGTTGTTTAAACGTGAAGAGACCAGTTCTAAACCAGTTAATGGtgttaaagatgaaaaattggtatcAAACGGTAAGGAATCAAAATTAGCTACAAATTCTGAGAGAGATGCACCAGGTTTGTATCCATCTACTTTGCCACAAGTTGAGTCTTATACTTACATTTTGACCAATACTTACAATTCCTTTATCTTTTGGACTGCTGTAACTTCAATTACTTGCAGTATCTGGTATTTCCCATTGTGGAACATGGGTCTTTCTGGCTATGAAGCCGTTATGGTGTATGATCTCCTACCAATACTACTGTACATTCCCTACGTGCCCCAAATTATTCATCAACATGCTGTTTTATTAGGTGGATTGCTCGTTGTGGGATCTCATTTCGTTGGATTGCCGGAAAGTCGCCTGCTGGTGACTGGTGCCGGTGATGCTCTTGTGGTGAGTGCATTTGTactcaatttgaaatctatTAAAAGACCTGAAGTCAATGCCGCTTTCACTGTGACATGGTTGTTGGGTCTAGTCATCTCTGTGATATTAAAATTCGCCTGCCATGGTAACAATCCCTTGTGGCCTATTACTAAAGCTGAAAATGGTGGCTATCACAACATTGGATTGATTTTCACAACCATTTTTGGAATCTTGGCACCTTATGTCAATTCATTACATTTTGCTCCCAAAGATAGTTCTAAGGCTGACGGAAAGACTACGGAATCTATAAAGAGTAACAAATACAAGTTTTTTGTGGGTCTTGGATTCGGTTCCATAATTTTTAGTCTTCACCGATTCTTTACCGATGCCTCTGCATTGATTTATTGGTCTTGGGAGGGTTGGAACCAAGAAACTCAAGGCCCCTTGGCTTGGCCATGGAGTGGGTTAACTTGCCTTGTCATGCTATTAGCTTCTTTAACCTCCGTGAGATTCTCTAAAAATACATGGGTACCTGGTATCCTTTTGTTGGAATCTACTTGGGTCTTGTGCAATAGAAACATTACTGAATGGGATAACTATCTTTACGGTGGGTTACCTTATATCTTGGGTGTGATTTGGACCATTCCATCATATTTTGCAGCTTTGAGTGAATTACAGAGTGTTGGCGTCATAATTCTAGGTTTTGTTACCTATGCGTTCATCAGTTTTGCCACTGTTTGGACCGTTGCGTATGCATTTGTTCCTCTTGGATGGTTATTGAGAGAAAGAATCGAGGTTGTTATTTGGTTTTCAACCGCCTTGATTGTAATTGGTTTATTTGTGATTAAAGTACCTGCTGACACCGTAAACAGCATTAGTTCAAAACCATTGGGCAATGCTTTCTTCAAACGTATACTGATTTTAACCTCGGTAATTGCTGCCATGATTGGAGGAtttacttttgaaaatagaCCTACTGGAGTACCTCAACCATATCATCCAGAGTCCCAAATGATTACAGCGGGTATTTGGACCGTCcattttggatttgataaCAACATGTGGGCATCTGAGGAAAGTATGGCGTTCTTGCTTAAATCTATGGAGTTAGACGTTGTTGGTTTACTAGAAACTGATACTCAACAAATCCCAATGGGTAACAGAGACATTACGAGTAAATTGGCCCATGATTTGAACATGTACGCTGATTACGGTCCAGGTCCTAATAAGCATACATGGGGATGTGTGCTTTTGTCGAAATTCCCTATCGTTAATTCCACTCACCATTTATTACCTTCACCAGTTGGTGAACTTGCACCTGCTATCCATGCAACTTTAAAGACATATAACGATACTTTGGTTGATGTGTTTGTTTTCCACGGTGGTCAAGAAGAGGACGAATTAGATAGGAAGTTGCAAAGTGAAGTGATGGCAAAATTAATGGGTTCTACTCAAAGGCCTACAATTCTTTTGAGTTATTTGGTTACGGATCCACATGAGGGCAATTACAATACTTATGTTAGTGAAACGAGCGGTATGAGAGATATTGATCCAAGTGATTATGAGAGATGGTGCGAATACATTCTTTAcaaggatttgaaaaaactggGTTACGCAAGAGTCTCTAGAGGTACAGTTACAGATACTGAATTACAAGTGGGTAAATTCCAAGTTATACCAGAAACGCAAGTGAAAAAGCTGGGTGAAAAGCTCTATGATACCGTTACCTTAGATACCGCTGAGGAAGATGCACATCTTTTCCCcgaagaatttttcgaCGAAGGTGAAAGAGGACATTACTATCACGTTTTTAATAGACCTCGTTACTTTTCGCTTAATTGATTAAGcttgcatttttttttttttttatttgtttgtttgtttgtttgtttgtttgtttgtttgtcTTATTATTTAAGTTTTCGTAATAGTAATACACCAGCCAAGATATCTGCTTATATCATACATAATCCGTtatttcaacttcttcgACTGTTAAGtttttcattaatttctCACTTTGATTGCTTATGTATTGATTTACATCGACTTGTTGAATGGTTAAATTGGAGTAAGGAAATCCAACCAGCGGAAAATCCTTGCCCTTGATAACAGACCATAAATTTTGGAACCTTTTCAAGACTTCAATATTGACGCCTCTGTTCAAAGACCATTGCAGGAAAACTTTTTCACATTTGTCAATAGCTTTTTGTGAGAGTTGTTCATCTCTTGCAATTAATTGGTATTGACTACCAAGCGTTAAGGATTGATCAGGAGGTAAAACCCCCAGGTCTTGTAAATTATCAAtcacaaatttcaaatccattgaTAATATGACCGTTGAAAAATCATTACAGAGAGGTAAACTATTTAAGATTAATTTAACctgaaaaagaaggaaaggAAGAATAGTGAACGGTTGAAgtttgtttgttgtttttcGCTAAcgttaatttttttctttttttttcactttttcgCCTTGAGATACATTCGTTACTCGGACAACGAGGTGGAATTAGGATTAGATTTTGCAACTTCTTCTAGGCCAGTTACCGAACCTTTTTCGGAGTCGTCCTTAGGTGAAATTCTATCTGAATCTCCGGTATCTTCAACGTGTTCCAAATCAGTCTTGTGCATTTCTTGATCGAATTTACTTGCACTTGGTATGGTTGGAACCCAACTGTGAGTCTTCCAAGCGGGTATATGAGCTTCCCACATTTGATCAATCTCTTCTAAAGTCTTACCCTTAGTTTCAGGGAACAGTAAAAAAGTATTAATTGTTAATGCGACACAAAAGACACCAAACATAATATAAGTCTTCCAagtcaaatttttgaaagcGGAAGGAACAAATAACGCCAGCGCAAAATTAAAGATCCAGTTAACTGCTGTACAAAGACCTGAACCTTTAGCTCTTTCCGtattgttgaaaatttcagCACAGTAAATCCAAATGCAAACACCCCAGGTTGGTGCGTATGAACAAACAAATAAATAGGAGCAGGCAATAACTCCATTGGCGGCAGGTTTATTTGATTGAGGAATTGCAATTCTAACCGTCTCATCTCCTTCAAATCCATGGGGGTAAGGATCTGAATAAGTAGCCAATAAACCACCAACCGCAAATAACCATGCACACATAAGTAAGCCGCCGATAAGTAAAACAGGTCTTCTACCACATTTATCCATTAAGAAGAGTGCAGGAATAGTCATAACGACATTCAAAACGTATTGAATAGAACCCGAAACCAAAACGGCACCACCCTTGAAACCAGCCATCGTGAAGATGTAAACGATGTAATACATCATGACGTTCATACCGCACATTTGCTGCCACATTTGTGCCATCATACCGACCATGGTCTTTACTCTTGTCTTTGGTCTAAATAGATCCTTTAGTTGGAAGGCCTCGGCTTCTTTATCGATTTCCACTTgttctctaatttcttctaattgaATCATAACTTGTTCATTTTCTCTATTACCCTTTGCAGCAACTCTAATTACAATatcttcagcttcttccCAATAATCATGCAATGCCAACCAACGTGGTGATTCAGGTAAGAAAAAAACTGCAATTAACAGACAAGCTCCTGGTACCAGCTCAATACCCCAAGTTAATCTAAATGAACCTGCACCATTAATAAAATGAGCACCATAACcaatgaaaaataataTCATAATACCTAGAGTAAcagaaaattggaaaagacCACCAATAGCACCTCTAATCTTTGGAGGTGCTATTTCAGAACAGTAAACAGGTGCAACACTAGAACCAAATCCAATACCCAGACCTGAAACGACACGACCTACACAAAGCATTGCTAAATCTTGAGAAGCACATTGTAAAACAGCACCAATCATCCAAAATATTGCACAAAGGTGAAGCGAAACTCTTCTGCCAAAATTATCAGAAAAATATGGTGCAATTAATGACGCAACAAATGAACCTGCTGGCATACATGCTGTAATACCACCTTGTTCAGTGGGACCCGGCGTACCAAAATATTCTTTATAACCATCAGTACCGATCATAGATGACATTGAAGAAACGTCAAAACCAAACATTAGACCAGATATACATGAAGTAAACCCAATCACAAAAATATTGTATATTTTTGGGAACTTATCATATATGGTCACCCTGTAATTGATTCTTTTACCCATCAGGGCACATCCTATTTGTTTTTTATCTATCTTCATCGTTCTTGAAAAATCAGACCCGCCGATGTAGTATTGTCTATTTGTTTgttgataaagaaaaaagacaaagatAATTAAATGAGAAAATATTTAGTCATTCGGGAAAAACTTCAAGACCATTAACAACTAACTATCCTTTTATATTCCTGTTTTCCTGCTTCTATGATACCTCCTTCTCACCCTCCCACGTAACACAATTTTACAATTCTTTTCTGAAAGCGGGTTGCTTTCCGTATATCATTTTTGGCTTTACTTACTTGCATTCATTAATTGATTCCCTATCCccaataacaacaataattaACTGTCGACACGAATAGTTCCAAGTTACgtattttcttcatctcctCCTTTCCGCCTTAATGTCTAGGTCTCAGTGAACAACCGCTTTCGTCTACGGCAGACTCCTTGCCGCGTCATGAAGGAAAGAATCTGCTGTGCGGCTGCGGGGTGGAAAATATTCCCACAGGATATCGGAACATGTTGAAGCGTTGAAAAGTAGTCATCCGGAGAATCGGAATTGTTTCATGATCGAAGAAACCGCCGTACCAATGCAGGAGTGCGGGGAATACTTGCAGGAAAAATGTTAATAGTACTTTTCCTTTACCCCACAAAATATTTCCCCTTCTGGAAAGGTATGCGCCGTGCGGTGCACGGGTGGATGTACTCCGGGATGACGCTATTCGAAGTTGGCGGACTAGTGTTGTCCGTGGAATACGTCATTTATGCTGGCTGTTCGATAGGACCTCTAGAATGATGAAATGCCAAACACAATGAAACGCGGGGTAGGATCGGAGAGAGGGGAGGAAGTGATAAGcctcttttcttcatcccACCGTCCGCCATTCTTGATTCCGGTGCTGCGGTCCCTCTTTCTTCTATTCTATGCTTCCTTTTTTTCGAGATCACGGGGCATTAGAAAGGTAGTTGAATTAAAATGCGTCATCGTTAAATCTCTTTAGCTCTATGAGAGGCTCGACTTGCCATAATTTCAGCAATTCTTGGCTTCTTTTGACAACACGTTTATCCGGTGGTGTCaattcatcctcttctttctttttctcttctttttctttcataTCGTCTTCCTTGGTGTCATGCTCTTTGGCATCATCCTCTTTAGTAACTTCTTGCTCTTCCTCCCCTTCGACGATTCTTCTCATTTTTTCGTCTTGTTGATCAATGTACTCGTTCCATTGGCTGACGTTTGCTTTACAAACAGCTGTAACACGATCTTTAATTGCAGGacttttcaattctttgaaatatgaCAATAGTAGTTCGTCATATTCAACTGGGATTTCTTCTGCGTTGAAAAAATGTTTAATTAACCAATTCTGCTTttgtttggaaaatttccaaatatcAATAACTTCTGACTCTGAGGAATTGTCATCGTCATCCTGATCGTCgttgttaaatttttccGAATAATTATTCCTTACGTTGGTTAATGAACTCAATGAATCCGgcaaattctttggattaACTTTGTTCAAATAAAATTCGATCAAGTATCTTAATTGATCCTTAAGCACATTTTGTTTTCTTGCATCTCTCTCTTCTCTAGGTaacttttccttctttttatcaCTCTTAGTTTTTTTATTCGAAGGTAAATCGGTATCTTCACGATCTTCTCCTCTAATAATTTTCTGCTTTTGTTTTTTAGTCAATGATCCCGTTGCCAAATGGGTTGTGATATTCAACggatcatcttcttcttcattggCATTTGTTGAGTCTCGTTGTTGATTCTTTTTAATAGTAATTCTTTTCCAAGCGGGGACATGTTCTGACATGTTCGAGAGATGATTATAAGTTGCAGTTGCTGTGTTAACGGTAGCGATTCTTTTAATCCAAAGATGTCTTTAGTCCTCAGTTCAACCcgctcatctcatctcatctcatctcatcttagctcaatttaaattttccTGTCTTGTTATTCCACCTCCTGggaatggaaaaatttttttttcaaagcaCCCATACCTACAGAAGACAACACTTCAGCGGCTAATGTGTCATGTGATATGTAAGGTGAAAACGGAAGTGGATAAAGTATTGACGAAGCTTGATTCTTGCATTCCATTGAATTCACATTttaaaattctaattcattGGTTCTCTAAGCTAAAGAAGCTCATATTTATATTCTAAATCCTATTGATTACTTTGTTTTTAAATAATGGCTTAAGGGAATAATTACACCAAGCACCCAAACTTAAAATTAAAGGAAGGAGAAACTACGGGAGGAAAACAAACCTACTTTTACGTAGAAAATGATACTTTTAaaaggatttggaaaaattcaaaaaaagaaaaaagtcTGGAGGATGCGAGGTTCGAACTCGCGCGGACAACCGTCCAACAGATCTTAAGTCTGCCGCCTTAGACCACTCGGCCAACCCTCCTAAGTAACTTGATATTGGTTCAATCTTTATTCTATTTACACATACtaacaagaaaattttggcGGTTATGCGGACAAATAGCCTAGAAACTCGTTCTTGGAGTTGATCAAGAATCAATTTAAATCTTGGGGACCATATCCCAATGATTGGGAAGAAGTATAATGGAACACCTGTGATGCATGAATAAGTAAACGATATCATTCGATTTTACAATTGACCTAAAGTAAAATATGTAAGTTCTTGAAGTTGATTGAAACATGTGTTGAAAATCACCTTTTTTCGTTTACCAAAGGGTATCAGAATCTTGGGCTGAGCCAGGTCAATTAACAGATAAGGATACGGACCTGTCAAGCTTAGACGCCAAGATCAAATCAAAAACATTGCAAATGAAAATACCCGCTAAAATTCCCAGCACAGACAGTGATTGGACATCCGATGAACTAATTCTCAATATTCGAAGAAGCGCCTAATTGTATATAAGTCATGATCAATGTGAATTTTCGTAAGACATATGAACTCCAAGATAAGCTAAAGAAAATATTCTAATGACAGGAATTTTATCATGAAAAGCCAACGATAATGATAGAGAGTAAGAGTTGCAGATATCAAAAGTCAGAAGCGTTATGGGAGCAGAGTTACAAGAACTAGTTGTAACAGGTAGCAAGAGAAACTATAATTTTTAACTCAGCATAATCcaaaaaatagaaaaaatatcTGGAGGATGCGAGGTTCGAACTCGCGCGGACAACCGTCCAACAGATCTTAAGTCTGCCGCCTTAGACCACTCGGCCAACCCTCCTTAGTAACTTGTTGTGACGGCTCTTAAAGGGAAGAAGTACAAGTAAAACAGGATATGCTTATTTTCTCGTTACAAAcgaatttttgaattagCAGTATAAAAAGGTCAAACTTTATCCTGTTACATCTCCTTTCGCCATTTCTAGTTCTGTTTAAAGAAACCACCTCAAGTGCTCAATCGGGTCAGTGTGTTTCTAAGGATTCTGAGGACCATTTACTCTCAACTTGGTCCCTTAACCAGCTTACCCCAATTGTCGTTGATGATTGTAGcatagaaaaaaaattcttacACCAGTTTGAGTCGGTCCCATGTTGAAgggaaatttttcaaatttttcttcttttgtcCTACGTGGGATTGATATAGAAGTGTGTAAACATTTATCGTCAACTTGTCAGTGTATATCTACTCTTAAAAGGATTTACACAACCATGAATAACGTGATAATAGCAGACTTTGACGAGACTGTCACGAACAGGGATACTACATGTATAGTAGGGCAGTTACCATACACTTTAGATCCTAAATTAAAACCTGCTTGGTCACACTTTGTCGACGTTTATTATGAACACtataaaaaatttcaatcaaACATTAATAGCAGGGTTTTACCACTATTACCACTAGGGAAGGAGACTGTTATTACAGATACCAATTTTACGCAACTTTTCCATGCGGAAGTTGACTTCCAAACAAGTAAAAGGCTTCTTGAATTGTCTAGCACTACTGAGATTGAATCTCGTAATGTGTTCAAAGGAGTAAAGCATGAACAGGTTCGTTCATTTGTGGAAAACAATCTTCAAGGTGCTGATTCACTTTTAAGACCAGGTTTTTCGAATTTCATCTCTTTAGTACCAAAAGATAACTTTCACGTTGTGTCCGTAAATTGGTCACCAGAATTCATTAGACATGTtattggtgatgaaaagaTTCATCCACATCACATTGCATGCAATAATCTAATCTCTGACGGTGATGAGTATACTGGTCAGTTTACCAATGACTTATTGACAGGATCAGATAAAATTAAGGTAATTCAGCAAATTTTGTCATATTATGACAGTAAAGAAAGTGATCATTGTCTATGGTATGTAGGCGATAGCGATACTGATCTATTAAGTGTGCTTTTCCCCAATATCAACGGTGTCTTACTGATTGATCCaattaaagaatccaaaaaatttcagaagCTTACTGTTCAATTATTAGGGTTACCTCAGAAAGAGATGGATGAATTTGCTCACGATTCATCTCTAGGTTGGTATACCTGTTGTACAAAGCAAGGTGGGAAAACTGTCTATATAGTCAAATCGTGGaatgatttacaaagattaatttttggagaaaattgaaatgcTTATTAAGTTTTGTAATTAGATGCGTTATCATGATCGGCGGTAACTTCATACTGCTCGTAGACGTATTTATCTAAGATTTGAGCAATAACTGCTTCGAGGTCATTTAATTCAATAACATACATTTTCACTCTAGATTGGGGTAGTTCTCTACCAATATTCTCATAAAATCCTATTATTTGATCATAAAGACCATTATGGAATTCTAATTGTGAATCATTCATAATGTTGCGTTCCTTAGCCTCTTTTAAGGGcatcaattctttgttACGAATATATTTTCTCACATTACTTAGGATTCTTTGCTGATTTTTCCTTACTGTGGTATCGTATTGCTTGGAGGCTACTTTGATTGATCCACCTTTACTGATGTAATCTAATAGCTTTCTGTTGTTTTGAACCCAGCTGAATTTACCTTTGAGCATGTAATCAATAATGGTGAAAACTTCTGCCATAGTAACAAAAGTTTTCCAAGCTCGAGAGGTTTTATGACATCGTTTTTTCCTTCTGCTATTTAAACCTTTGTCGTCCAATCGCTCATCTGTCTCTGGTAGATAACGAGAAAATGCATGTAAATCAATCAAATTACTACCGAAGGTGAAGTCAAAATTATCGTCAAATATCCCATACTTGATGTAAAATTTCCCACAATTAAATTTGTAAGAAAATTGGAACGTGGTATTGAAAAAGGATCCCAATTTGCGCTGGAAATTGTTAGAGAGAGTTTGGATGAAAGCACAAACATTAACGACGTCATTACATCCTTCTTTgcttgaagaaaaatctacTTCCAGCGGGAAAAATCTTCTCACGCCCTCAGAGCTCATAGGTATTATCTTTGACAGTGTACGTCTACGAACGATTCTTTCCAGTGTAATATTTTCACAGAGACCCATTAAATTATCATGGGTACACAATAAATGTTTTATTGACAGCGGCACTGAATAGAATATTACCTGCGGCTCAGTTAACATTTTTttaacatcttcttcaggGTCCACTTGCACTTGTTGTCCTTGACCTTCGAGCGGTATGGGCACTTCTACCACATCAAACCTATAAAATCCGCCTCCGGCTGAAGGTGGATTATCAATCCAATattcttcagattcagTTCCAGAATCTGTAAATTGAGAATCATCGCTTGACGAATTCACAACACTGTGCAAGAATAAAAATTGTTTTAACTTATGAGCGGGCATTTG includes these proteins:
- the RBP95 gene encoding RNA-binding ribosome assembly factor RBP95 (similar to uniprot|P25617 Saccharomyces cerevisiae YCR016W Hypothetical ORF), translated to MSEHVPAWKRITIKKNQQRDSTNANEEEDDPLNITTHLATGSLTKKQKQKIIRGEDREDTDLPSNKKTKSDKKKEKLPREERDARKQNVLKDQLRYLIEFYLNKVNPKNLPDSLSSLTNVRNNYSEKFNNDDQDDDDNSSESEVIDIWKFSKQKQNWLIKHFFNAEEIPVEYDELLLSYFKELKSPAIKDRVTAVCKANVSQWNEYIDQQDEKMRRIVEGEEEQEVTKEDDAKEHDTKEDDMKEKEEKKKEEDELTPPDKRVVKRSQELLKLWQVEPLIELKRFNDDAF
- the SWM2 gene encoding Swm2p (similar to uniprot|P40342 Saccharomyces cerevisiae YNR004W Hypothetical ORF), which produces MDLKFVIDNLQDLGVLPPDQSLTLGSQYQLIARDEQLSQKAIDKCEKVFLQWSLNRGVNIEVLKRFQNLWSVIKGKDFPLVGFPYSNLTIQQVDVNQYISNQSEKLMKNLTVEEVEITDYV
- the CTO1 gene encoding Cto1p (similar to uniprot|P25616 Saccharomyces cerevisiae YCR015C Hypothetical ORF), producing MLKGNFSNFSSFVLRGIDIEVCKHLSSTCQCISTLKRIYTTMNNVIIADFDETVTNRDTTCIVGQLPYTLDPKLKPAWSHFVDVYYEHYKKFQSNINSRVLPLLPLGKETVITDTNFTQLFHAEVDFQTSKRLLELSSTTEIESRNVFKGVKHEQVRSFVENNLQGADSLLRPGFSNFISLVPKDNFHVVSVNWSPEFIRHVIGDEKIHPHHIACNNLISDGDEYTGQFTNDLLTGSDKIKVIQQILSYYDSKESDHCLWYVGDSDTDLLSVLFPNINGVLLIDPIKESKKFQKLTVQLLGLPQKEMDEFAHDSSLGWYTCCTKQGGKTVYIVKSWNDLQRLIFGEN
- the CWH43 gene encoding Cwh43p (similar to uniprot|P25618 Saccharomyces cerevisiae YCR017C CWH43 Putative sensor/transporter protein involved in cell wall biogenesis contains 14-16 transmembrane segments and several putative glycosylation and phosphorylation sites null mutation is synthetically lethal with pkc1 deletion), yielding MVKINGKVVPLAHTVCASSAFLASLLAGCILHYDKIVRNSFFEYPDEWFPSVSATIGSFYPERSIFQALIALAAIPRFLLILGHYYLSGSITTLIIGLVRTLSCGGWVYITSTDDQDVHDLFMILYIALTLPWNVYVTKSSEKSKKWRKLISIGFFGTMVPLVQHFVKHKVHMVPGAYSIYALLGWSLVALDIAFDAFSIKDFTSIEINLGLEPLQQGTWLFKREETSSKPVNGVKDEKLVSNGKESKLATNSERDAPGLYPSTLPQVESYTYILTNTYNSFIFWTAVTSITCSIWYFPLWNMGLSGYEAVMVYDLLPILLYIPYVPQIIHQHAVLLGGLLVVGSHFVGLPESRLLVTGAGDALVVSAFVLNLKSIKRPEVNAAFTVTWLLGLVISVILKFACHGNNPLWPITKAENGGYHNIGLIFTTIFGILAPYVNSLHFAPKDSSKADGKTTESIKSNKYKFFVGLGFGSIIFSLHRFFTDASALIYWSWEGWNQETQGPLAWPWSGLTCLVMLLASLTSVRFSKNTWVPGILLLESTWVLCNRNITEWDNYLYGGLPYILGVIWTIPSYFAALSELQSVGVIILGFVTYAFISFATVWTVAYAFVPLGWLLRERIEVVIWFSTALIVIGLFVIKVPADTVNSISSKPLGNAFFKRILILTSVIAAMIGGFTFENRPTGVPQPYHPESQMITAGIWTVHFGFDNNMWASEESMAFLLKSMELDVVGLLETDTQQIPMGNRDITSKLAHDLNMYADYGPGPNKHTWGCVLLSKFPIVNSTHHLLPSPVGELAPAIHATLKTYNDTLVDVFVFHGGQEEDELDRKLQSEVMAKLMGSTQRPTILLSYLVTDPHEGNYNTYVSETSGMRDIDPSDYERWCEYILYKDLKKLGYARVSRGTVTDTELQVGKFQVIPETQVKKLGEKLYDTVTLDTAEEDAHLFPEEFFDEGERGHYYHVFNRPRYFSLN
- a CDS encoding sugar porter family MFS transporter (weakly similar to uniprot|Q12300 Saccharomyces cerevisiae YDL138W), encoding MKIDKKQIGCALMGKRINYRVTIYDKFPKIYNIFVIGFTSCISGLMFGFDVSSMSSMIGTDGYKEYFGTPGPTEQGGITACMPAGSFVASLIAPYFSDNFGRRVSLHLCAIFWMIGAVLQCASQDLAMLCVGRVVSGLGIGFGSSVAPVYCSEIAPPKIRGAIGGLFQFSVTLGIMILFFIGYGAHFINGAGSFRLTWGIELVPGACLLIAVFFLPESPRWLALHDYWEEAEDIVIRVAAKGNRENEQVMIQLEEIREQVEIDKEAEAFQLKDLFRPKTRVKTMVGMMAQMWQQMCGMNVMMYYIVYIFTMAGFKGGAVLVSGSIQYVLNVVMTIPALFLMDKCGRRPVLLIGGLLMCAWLFAVGGLLATYSDPYPHGFEGDETVRIAIPQSNKPAANGVIACSYLFVCSYAPTWGVCIWIYCAEIFNNTERAKGSGLCTAVNWIFNFALALFVPSAFKNLTWKTYIMFGVFCVALTINTFLLFPETKGKTLEEIDQMWEAHIPAWKTHSWVPTIPSASKFDQEMHKTDLEHVEDTGDSDRISPKDDSEKGSVTGLEEVAKSNPNSTSLSE